TGCTGGCCGATGCCACTGGCGTGGTTAACAACCGCGGCTACTACTTCACCTCGCGCAGCTACGCCGACAAGAACGCCGACATCCTGCGCATCGCCGTGGAAGAGGTGGGCGCGATCGAAAAATGGGCCGGTAGCCAGCGCGCCGAGGCGGCCACCGAATACGCTACCGTGCTGGGCCTGGACCGCGCCGTGGTCGAGGTGTCGGTGAACCGCACCGCCTATGGCACCGTGCCCATCACCAAAGCCATCTTGGCCGAGCAGCAAGTGATTGCCGACACCTTCTGGGAGCTGAAGCTGCTGCCCCGCAAGATCAGCATCCTGGAAGCCGCCCAGGCAGGCCTGGCCTGAGGAGACCGGCATGGACCACCCCAACGACCGACGCAACCTGCTGCGCGTGCTGGCGGCGAGTGCCGCAAGTTTTGGCATTTTTAGCCCTCTAGCGCTTATTCCATCGGCGCAAGCAGCTACAAAAAACGCAGCAGATGTGCCATTGCAGCCTTTGCAGCAATTACGGATCGGCTACCAGAAATCCGCCGTCAACCTGGTCATCGCCAAGCAGCTGGGCTGGCTGGAGAAGCGCTTTCCCGGCACCAAGGTGAGCTGGCTGGAATTCCCCGCCGGGCCGCAACTGCTGGAAGCCTTGTCCGTTGGCAGCCTGGAATTCGGGCTGACCGGCGACGCGCCCCCGGTGTTTGCCCAGGCCGCAGGCAAGGACCTGGTTTACGTAGGCGCCGAGCCACCCAAACCCGACAGCTCGGCCATCCTGACGCAAGCCGATTCCCCGCTGCGCACCCTGGCCGACCTCAAGGGCCGCAAGGTGGCACTGCAGAAGGGGTCGAGCGCCCACTTTCTGCTGGTGCGCGCGGTGGAAGAGGCCGGTTTGCAGTGGAGCGACATCCAGCCCATCTACCTCACCCCCGCCGATGCGCGGGCCGCGTTCGAGCGCAAGAGTGTGGACGCCTGGGCCATCTGGGACCCGTTCTACGCCGCCACCGAGCTGGCCGTGCAGCCCCGTGTGCTGGCCAATGGCCGCGGCCTGTCAAACAACAACTCGTTTTACCTGGCCTCGCGCGAATTTGCCAGCCAGCACCCGCAGGCGATTGCCGTGCTGTTTGAAGAACTCACCCGCGCCGACCGCCTGGCGCAGGACGACCGCAAGCAGGCCATCCAGTTGATCGCCGACTTCAGCGGCCTGGACGCGGGCGTGGTCAGCCTTTTTTTGACGCGCCGCCCACGCTCACCCGTGGCCCCGCTGGCGGCTTCCACCGTGGCCGACCAGCAGCGCGCGGCGCAGGCATTTTTCAAGATCGGGCTGATCCCCAAACCCCTCAACGTGGCCGACGCCCTGTTGAAGCTTTAACTTTTTTGAGGTTTCCATGCAAGTTTTCTGGTTCATCCCCACCCACGGCGACA
This sequence is a window from Rhodoferax sp. WC2427. Protein-coding genes within it:
- a CDS encoding sulfonate ABC transporter substrate-binding protein, whose product is MDHPNDRRNLLRVLAASAASFGIFSPLALIPSAQAATKNAADVPLQPLQQLRIGYQKSAVNLVIAKQLGWLEKRFPGTKVSWLEFPAGPQLLEALSVGSLEFGLTGDAPPVFAQAAGKDLVYVGAEPPKPDSSAILTQADSPLRTLADLKGRKVALQKGSSAHFLLVRAVEEAGLQWSDIQPIYLTPADARAAFERKSVDAWAIWDPFYAATELAVQPRVLANGRGLSNNNSFYLASREFASQHPQAIAVLFEELTRADRLAQDDRKQAIQLIADFSGLDAGVVSLFLTRRPRSPVAPLAASTVADQQRAAQAFFKIGLIPKPLNVADALLKL